In the Helianthus annuus cultivar XRQ/B chromosome 11, HanXRQr2.0-SUNRISE, whole genome shotgun sequence genome, one interval contains:
- the LOC110888406 gene encoding fibrous sheath CABYR-binding protein-like, whose translation MKEAAYVEELKILKDFKNTKNEWYVKETGRRHRKATPNVQKGEGSSSQPKKKQKKATKTSLIDEPEEDEQVVAAEEDPFNVDEHLLFNTEVLETGPTVEVETEHIVNVEAQKGKDKVIDDIEGDDVDKDTTSSTSSSEEEVDETECLRRIQEATEQEKLLRKRKRQEKDDDDAYVPSLEHVSESQSPPGGKKKAGARKKVISPKIRKVTPKISKPKIVLKKKQTKETRKLQTPPHEPTPHQSPIQSPPRQPTPPQQPSPPKQPTPPRQPSPIHHSPLHLSPPPQQTLFTSQEIFQTPPSTEMQPGSSGKGLYTPHDSLEDIGDFGFANDEQVKKLEKKMDEVLVENKKLAAENKKVTDRERILEMRVKRLENDNKQLVKKIDSDHSEIDILKMRVAELEEEKARRDEQNEYFKLKNKELEAAKVFRDHEFYMLNKVVESMLGTSVNKSLKSYKLKSSGQNVKLKLMNK comes from the coding sequence ATGAAAGAGGCAGCGTATGTTGAAGAGCTGAAAATTCTTAAAGATTTCAAAAACACCAAGAATGAATGGTATGTTAAAGAAACAGGGAGAAGACACAGAAAGGCCACTCCTAATGTTCAAAAGGGTGAGGGATCTTCTTCACAACCAaagaagaagcaaaagaaagCTACGAAAACGTCTTTGATTGATGAACCTGAAGAAGATGAACAAGTGGTAGCTGCGGAAGAAGATCCATTTAATGTTGATGAACATTTGTTGTTCAACACTGAAGTCTTAGAGACAGGGCCAACTGTGGAAGTTGAAACTGAGCATATTGTGAATGTTGAAGCTCAGAAAGGGAAAGATAAAGTTATTGATGACATTGAGGGAGATGatgttgataaagacactacAAGCTCCACGAGTTCTTCAGAAGAGGAAGTTGATGAAACTGAATGTTTACGAAGAATTCAGGAAGCAACAGAACAAGAAAAATTGCTAAGGAAGAGAAAGAGACAGGAAAAGGACGATGATGATGCTTATGTTCCTTCTCTAGAACATGTCTCCGAGTCACAATCTCCTCCAGGTGGTAAAAAGAAAGCTGGAGCTCGAAAGAAAGTCATATCTCCAAAGATTCGAAAAGTTACACCGAAAATCTCAAAACCGAAGATTGTCCTAAAGAAGAAACAAACCAAAGAAACCAGGAAACTACAAACACCACCTCATGAACCAACTCCACACCAATCACCAATCCAATCACCACCCCGACAAcctacaccaccacaacaaccttcACCACCgaaacaaccaacaccaccaagacaaccatcacctatACATCATTCACCACTACATCTTTCACCTCCACCACAACAAACCCTATTCACCTCACAAGAAATCTTTCAAACACCTCCATCCACTGAAATGCAACCTGGTTCTTCTGGTAAAGGTCTTTACACGCCTCATGATAGCCTTGAAGATATCGGAGATTTCGGTTTTGCTAATGATGAGCAAGTGAAGAAATTGGAGAAAAAGATGGATGAAGTGTTAGTTGAAAACAAGAAGTTAGCCGCTGAAAACAAGAAAGTTACAGATCGTGAGAGAATTCTTGAGATGCGTGTGAAGAGGTTGGAGAATGATAACAAACagttggtgaaaaagattgattCTGATCATTCAGAGATTGACATCTTGAAGATGAGagttgctgagcttgaagaagaaAAAGCTCGACGAGATGAACAAAATGAATACttcaagttgaagaacaaagAGCTTGAAGCAGCTAAAGTGTTCAGAGATCATGAATTCTATATGCTGAATAAAGTAGTTGAAAGTATGCTCGGAACGTCTGTAaacaaaagtttgaagagctACAAGTTGAAGAGCTCAGGGCAGAACGTCAAGCTAAaattgatgaacaaatga